One genomic region from Tigriopus californicus strain San Diego chromosome 4, Tcal_SD_v2.1, whole genome shotgun sequence encodes:
- the LOC131879833 gene encoding uncharacterized protein LOC131879833 isoform X2, whose protein sequence is MFMSDPDQWHGTRVALFYGLCSISMNFLNKLVVSTYEFNYPYLIMTCQMVVTVKFLDLLRHFGCHDLKPYSFQTAHDFLPASLCFALHSTLSLTALHGMNIPMYGAIKRCTPLVNLILSVVVLKKSMPSNSLILSILLITVGCFVAGLGDLQFDRHAYIMGLMSVLAQGGYLTLVQKNSESRKSTLEMVYVNGYNTLPFFITFSIIMGEPSAAFNSQSIRGCILTYSQFLCASVCSALTTSLVSVAKSVAQTVIGFVTFGGVKFHPLILLGITLNTLGGFIYTYIKYYEARSFGQSKKLRDVESGSASNQKAHLVELVTEVIREGMNKEKAAIHYSHRV, encoded by the exons ATGTTCATGTCTGATCCCGACCAGTGGCATGGTACCAGAGTGGCTTTGTTTTATGGCCTGTGTTCCATTTCCATGAACTTCTTGAACAAACTCGTTGTGAGCACGTATGAGTTCAATTATCCGTACCTTATCATGACTTGTCAG ATGGTTGTCACCGTCAAATTCTTGGACCTGTTGCGCCATTTCGGATGCCACGATCTCAAGCCGTATTCCTTTCAAACCGCTCACGATTTCCTACCCGCATCCTTGTGCTTTGCTTTACATTCCACATTGAGTCTCACTGCTCTTCACGGGATGAATATCCCGATGTATGGGGCTATCAAGCGGTGCACTCCATTGGTGAATTTGATCCTTAGCGTTGTTGTTCTCAAAAAGTCCATGCCATCCAA CTCTCTTATTTTGTCAATACTCCTCATCACCGTTGGTTGCTTTGTAGCCGGTCTTGGAGACTTGCAATTTGATCGACACGCCTACATTATGGGCTTGATGAGTGTCTTGGCTCAAGGGGGATACCTCACCTTGGTTCAAAAGAACTCAGAAAGTCGAAAGTCTACGTTGGAAATGGTGTACGTCAACGGCTATAACACTCTCCCCTTCTTTATTACTTTTTCTATCATAATGGGCGAACCTTCAGCGGCCTTCAATTCTCAAAGTATCCGAG GGTGTATCTTGACCTATTCTCAATTTCTATGCGCGTCCGTGTGTTCAGCCCTCACCACGTCCCTCGTGAGTGTGGCCAAGTCCGTAGCTCAAACTGTGATCGGGTTCGTCACTTTTGGTGGCGTCAAGTTTCATCCTTTGATCCTCTTGG GGATCACTTTGAACACGTTGGGTGGTTTCATTTACACCTATATCAAGTATTACGAGGCTCGATCCTTTGGACAATCCAAGAAGCTCCGAGACGTGGAATCGGGGTCAGCTTCCAACCAAAAAGCACATTTAGTAGAGTTAGTTACAGAGGTCATTCGGGAAGGAATGAATAAGGAGAAGGCAGCCATTCATTACTCGCATCGGGTTTGA
- the LOC131879833 gene encoding uncharacterized protein LOC131879833 isoform X1: MFMSDPDQWHGTRVALFYGLCSISMNFLNKLVVSTYEFNYPYLIMTCQMVVTVKFLDLLRHFGCHDLKPYSFQTAHDFLPASLCFALHSTLSLTALHGMNIPMYGAIKRCTPLVNLILSVVVLKKSMPSNSLILSILLITVGCFVAGLGDLQFDRHAYIMGLMSVLAQGGYLTLVQKNSESRKSTLEMVYVNGYNTLPFFITFSIIMGEPSAAFNSQSIRDTTFILAYIVLILLGCILTYSQFLCASVCSALTTSLVSVAKSVAQTVIGFVTFGGVKFHPLILLGITLNTLGGFIYTYIKYYEARSFGQSKKLRDVESGSASNQKAHLVELVTEVIREGMNKEKAAIHYSHRV; encoded by the exons ATGTTCATGTCTGATCCCGACCAGTGGCATGGTACCAGAGTGGCTTTGTTTTATGGCCTGTGTTCCATTTCCATGAACTTCTTGAACAAACTCGTTGTGAGCACGTATGAGTTCAATTATCCGTACCTTATCATGACTTGTCAG ATGGTTGTCACCGTCAAATTCTTGGACCTGTTGCGCCATTTCGGATGCCACGATCTCAAGCCGTATTCCTTTCAAACCGCTCACGATTTCCTACCCGCATCCTTGTGCTTTGCTTTACATTCCACATTGAGTCTCACTGCTCTTCACGGGATGAATATCCCGATGTATGGGGCTATCAAGCGGTGCACTCCATTGGTGAATTTGATCCTTAGCGTTGTTGTTCTCAAAAAGTCCATGCCATCCAA CTCTCTTATTTTGTCAATACTCCTCATCACCGTTGGTTGCTTTGTAGCCGGTCTTGGAGACTTGCAATTTGATCGACACGCCTACATTATGGGCTTGATGAGTGTCTTGGCTCAAGGGGGATACCTCACCTTGGTTCAAAAGAACTCAGAAAGTCGAAAGTCTACGTTGGAAATGGTGTACGTCAACGGCTATAACACTCTCCCCTTCTTTATTACTTTTTCTATCATAATGGGCGAACCTTCAGCGGCCTTCAATTCTCAAAGTATCCGAG ATACCACTTTCATCTTGGCATACATCGTTCTGATCCTCTTAGGGTGTATCTTGACCTATTCTCAATTTCTATGCGCGTCCGTGTGTTCAGCCCTCACCACGTCCCTCGTGAGTGTGGCCAAGTCCGTAGCTCAAACTGTGATCGGGTTCGTCACTTTTGGTGGCGTCAAGTTTCATCCTTTGATCCTCTTGG GGATCACTTTGAACACGTTGGGTGGTTTCATTTACACCTATATCAAGTATTACGAGGCTCGATCCTTTGGACAATCCAAGAAGCTCCGAGACGTGGAATCGGGGTCAGCTTCCAACCAAAAAGCACATTTAGTAGAGTTAGTTACAGAGGTCATTCGGGAAGGAATGAATAAGGAGAAGGCAGCCATTCATTACTCGCATCGGGTTTGA
- the LOC131879830 gene encoding activating signal cointegrator 1-like, whose product MPVKSALSTWLDNALSEALGFPATSEITEYILSFETVDEQVDYLKEILDLSNSVHAQIIVEFQSRIGPPAPPQGGPVALKAYKKAAEPEEFKGTGKKSAKNKNDDIGKGQKGKTKYVSLYSKDGVAKDMIMRQGRHPCECQTLKHALVNNCTDCGRIVCEQEGSGPCMFCGSLVCTKEEQEVLNRNSRKSDQLLKKLLTNPVEDQSKALAEQRKNQLLEYDKNSEKRTKVIDDESDYFSVDSDKWLSHEQRDKLRKREQELRDKRHGSRLNRKITFDFAGRRVVEEDSGLANYDPSQDKIVQDIMKLGPSQSHFVQQIQHKTLTDGDGVVNPNIKIPRPMLVETDLIQRENPRKIVRETFLPNRIQDKELQVMSDGGFCMTMHQPYASLLVCGIKKDEGRTWYSAHRGRLWIHAASRPPAEQEINEIHDMYKMFHGASPITFPSSYPTSCLLGSVDVDEILSQEDYRDKYPRGESSSPFVFVCSNPQELLVKFPMSGQHKIYKLDPGVHQSAKKAVKKAPVEI is encoded by the exons ATGCCGGTGAAATCTGCCTTAAGCACTTGGCTGGACAATGCATTGTCGGAGGCTTTGGGATTTCCGGCCACTTCTGAGATCACAGA ATATATCTTGTCATTTGAGACTGTAGATGAGCAGGTTGACTACTTGAAAGAGATTCTTGACCTTTCCAATTCTGTTCATGCTCAAATTATCGTTGAATTCCAATCCCGAATTGGTCCTCCGGCCCCTCCACAAGGTGGACCGGTGGCCTTGAAGGCTTACAAAAAGGCTGCAGAGCCTGAGGAGTTTAAAGGGACGGGGAAAAAATCggcaaagaacaaaaat GATGACATCGGGAAAGGGCAGAAGGGCAAAACCAAGTATGTGTCCTTGTACTCCAAAGATGGTGTGGCCAAGGACATGATCATGCGACAAGGTCGACATCCCTGCGAatgtcaaactttgaaacatgcTTTGGTCAACAATTGCACGGACTGCGGACGAATTGTCTGCGAACAAGAGGGTTCTGGTCCATGCATGTTCTGCGGCAGTTTGGTGTGCACTAAAGAGGAGCAAGAGGTCTTGAATCGAAACTCCAGGAAATCCGATCAGCTCCTGAAGAAACTCTTGACGAATCCGGTGGAGGATCAATCCAAGGCTCTGGCCGAACAGAGGAAAAACCAACTCTTGGAGTACGACAAGAATAGTGAGAAGAGGACCAAAGTGATCGATGATGAGAGCGACTATTTCTCCGTGGATTCCGATAAATGGCTTAGTCACGAACAGAGGGACAAACTAAGGAAACGGGAGCAAGAGCTCCGCGATAAACGCCATGGGTCTCGTTTAAACAGGAAGATCACCTTTGACTTTGCAG GACGACGTGTGGTGGAGGAGGACTCCGGCTTGGCGAATTACGACCCGTCACAAGACAAAATTGTTCAGGATATCATGAAACTTGGACCCAGCCAATCCCATTTCGTCCAGCAGATTCAGCACAAGACCCTGACCGACGGCGACGGCGTAGTGAATCCGAACATCAAAATACCCAGGCCAATG TTGGTAGAAACTGACCTAATCCAGCGGGAAAACCCCCGAAAAATTGTTCGAGAGACCTTTCTTCCTAATCGAATTCAAGATAAGGAACTGCAAGTGATGAGTGATGGTGGGTTTTGTATGACCATGCACCAGCCATACGCTTCCCTGCTGGTTTGTGGGATCAAAAAGGACGAGGGTCGAACCTGGTACTCTGCCCATCGGGGACGCTTGTGGATCCACGCCGCATCCCGGCCTCCTGCTGAGCAAGAGATTAACGAAATCCATGATATGTACAAGATGTTTCATGGAG CGTCTCCAATCACGTTCCCAAGTTCCTATCCTACGAGTTGTTTATTGGGCAGTGTTGATGTGGATGAAATTCTGTCGCAAGAAGATTATCGCGATAAATATCCCAGAGGTGAATCCAGTTCCCCGTTTGTGTTCGTTTGCTCGAATCCACAGGAACTATTGGTCAAGTTTCCCATGAGTGGACAACACAAAATCT ATAAATTAGACCCGGGCGTGCATCAATCGGCCAAGAAGGCGGTGAAGAAGGCGCCTGTGGAAATCTAA
- the LOC131879835 gene encoding chromobox protein homolog 1-like: MAAVPEEEEYIVDQILDKRTRNGKAEYFLSWKGYGPDENTWEPKENLDCPDLIKAFEDKLKAKKDGAKKRKSESSGGAAGGSTSGASTPTKRHPEEGVKPRGFDRGLQAERIIGATDSSGELMFLVKWKGSDEADLVPARQANMKCPQVVIQFYEERLSWHTSSQDEDE; encoded by the exons ATGGCCGCCGTTCCCGAGGAAGAGGAGTACATCGTAGACCAGATCTTGGACAAGCGGACCCGCAACGGCAAGGCCGAGTATTTCTTGTCTTGGAAAGGCTACGGACCCGATGAGAATACCTGGGAGCCCAAAGAGAATCTCGATTGTCCGGATCTGATTAAG GCTTTTGAGGACAAgctcaaggccaaaaaggatGGGGCCAAGAAGCGAAAGAGTGAGTCAAGTGGAGGGGCGGCGGGAGGTTCTACGAGTGGAGCGTCCACGCCCACGAAACGCCATCCGGAAGAGGGCGTGAAGCCCCGAGGATTTGATCGAGGGCTTCAAGCTGAACGGATCATCGGGGCCACGGATTCCTCGGGCGAACTCatgtttttggtcaaatggAAAGGATCGGATGAGGCGGACTTGGTACCTGCTCGACAAGCCAACATGAAATGTCCCCAGGTTGTGATTCAATTCTACGAGGAACGCCTCTCATGGCACACCTCCTCTCAAGATGAGGATGAATAA
- the LOC131879826 gene encoding pre-mRNA-splicing factor ATP-dependent RNA helicase DHX16-like encodes MSLLTWVSDELHSVTGMSDKTIAAFFLELAATAQTSQELLQKIRDTQTIDVDPKVEVFAANLFQRVPRQATGKSAAQDRLRANREKEEEAREMAQKKYQMVSSEEETDEGLQVKIRKVKKAKKAKKKREKADRPESEDEFDHMERERRQDLKERDELNQRLIQKDKDKRRNVAERSDQRALEEAKKRLQQEAQNRQEIIPNLRVESRRKYLAKRKEDKLLELQDDIQDDQFLFEESQLTAREKKERDYKRTVLDLAHKHSKAGEIEKVQRYHMPQDRSNQDLEAYVEVDEGEKLPNYEQKKWEETHLHSAQYRFGAKDAKARHAKQEKQYDILLDDEIEFIQALKIPGTKADEAKEEVSEYQQKRMTIEETKKSLPVFPFRESLLEAIAAHQVLIIEGETGSGKTTQIPQYLYEAGFTKEGQKIGCTQPRRVAAMSVSARVAEEMGVKLGNEVGYSIRFEDCTSERTILKYMTDGMLLREFLSEPDLGSYSVMIIDEAHERTLHTDILFGLIKDIARFRSDLKLLISSATLDAEKFSEFFDDAPIFRIPGRRFPVDIYYTKAPEADYIDACVVTVLQIHVTQPLGDVLVFLTGQEEIETCQELLTERTRKLGTKIKELLIVPIYANLPSDMQSKVFEKTPPGARKVVLATNIAETSLTIDNIIYVIDPGFNKQNSYNARTGMESLIVVPVSKASANQRAGRAGRVAAGKCFRLYTAWAYQHELEENSVPEIQRVNLGNVVILLKSLGINDLIHFDFLDPPPHETLVLALEQLYALGALNHMGELTKLGRRMAEFPVDPMMSKMILASEKYKCSNEILTIAAMLSNNSSIFYRPKDKIIHADTARKNFFVPGGDHLTLMNIYKQWADTDFSSQWCYENYIQYRSMKRARDIRDQLEGLLEKVEIEVVSNPGDTENIRKTVTAGYFYHTARLSKGGNYKTVKHNQTVMIHPNSSMFEDLPRWVIYFELVFTTKEFMRNVIEIKNDWLLEVAPHYYKSKELEDSTNKKMPKGKGKALTELVRS; translated from the coding sequence ATGTCGTTACTGACGTGGGTGAGCGATGAATTGCATTCTGTCACCGGGATGTCCGACAAGACAATAGCCGCATTCTTCCTGGAACTAGCCGCTACCGCCCAAACCAGTCAAGAGCTCCTCCAAAAGATCCGTGACACCCAAACCATCGATGTGGATCCCAAGGTCGAAGTATTTGCTGCCAACTTGTTCCAACGAGTGCCTCGCCAAGCAACCGGGAAATCCGCCGCTCAAGACCGTTTAAGAGCCAAtcgagaaaaagaggaagaagcgCGCGAAATGGCCCAGAAAAAGTATCAAATGGTGTCTTCTGAGGAGGAAACTGATGAGGGTCTACAAGTCAAGATTAGGAAAgtgaagaaggccaagaaggccaagaagaagcgGGAAAAGGCTGACCGACCTGAAAGTGAGGATGAATTCGATCACATGGAACGGGAACGACGGCAAGACTTGAAGGAGCGGGATGAGCTCAATCAGCGATTGATTCAAAAGGACAAGGACAAACGAAGGAATGTGGCCGAGAGGTCCGATCAAAGAGCCTTGGAGGAGGCCAAGAAGCGACTGCAACAAGAGGCGCAAAATCGGCAAGAAATCATCCCCAATCTGAGGGTGGAGTCACGTCGAAAGTACCTGGCCAAGCGCAAGGAAGACAAGCTCCTGGAATTGCAAGATGATATCCAGGATGATCAGTTCCTCTTTGAAGAGTCCCAACTCACGGCTCGCGAGAAGAAAGAGCGGGACTACAAGCGAACCGTCCTGGATCTGGCCCACAAACACTCCAAGGCCGGCGAGATTGAAAAGGTCCAACGCTACCACATGCCGCAAGATCGCTCCAACCAAGATCTGGAAGCCTATGTCGAGGTGGATGAGGGCGAGAAGCTGCCCAACTATGAGCAGAAGAAGTGGGAAGAGACCCATCTCCATTCGGCCCAATATCGATTCGGGGCCAAGGACGCCAAAGCGCGACATGCCAAACAAGAGAAGCAATATGATATCCTCCTGGACGATGAGATCGAGTTCATTCAGGCCCTCAAGATCCCGGGCACCAAGGCGGACGAGGCCAAGGAGGAGGTCAGCGAGTATCAGCAGAAACGCATGACCATCGAAGAGACCAAGAAGAGCTTGCCCGTGTTTCCCTTCCGAGAGAGTCTACTCGAGGCCATCGCCGCCCATCAAGTCCTGATCATTGAAGGTGAAACGGGCTCCGGCAAGACCACGCAGATCCCCCAATACCTCTATGAGGCTGGTTTCACCAAAGAAGGCCAGAAAATCGGGTGCACTCAACCCCGGCGAGTGGCCGCCATGAGCGTGAGTGCACGCGTGGCCGAGGAAATGGGCGTCAAATTGGGCAACGAGGTCGGCTACAGTATCCGATTCGAAGACTGCACGTCGGAGCGGACCATTCTCAAGTACATGACGGACGGCATGCTGTTGCGCGAGTTTCTCTCCGAGCCCGATTTGGGCAGCTACAGCGTCATGATCATCGACGAGGCCCACGAGCGCACGCTCCACACGGACATCTTGTTCGGCCTCATCAAGGACATTGCCCGATTCCGTAGCGACTTGAAGCTCCTCATCTCGAGTGCCACGCTCGACGCGGAAAAGTTTTCGGAATTCTTCGACGACGCACCCATCTTCCGGATCCCCGGTCGGCGGTTTCCCGTGGACATTTACTACACCAAAGCCCCGGAGGCCGATTACATCGATGCGTGTGTCGTGACCGTGCTCCAAATCCATGTGACCCAACCCTTGGGTGATGTGCTGGTGTTTCTCACGGGTCAAGAAGAGATCGAAACCTGTCAGGAGTTGCTCACCGAGCGAACCCGCAAACTAGGCACCAAGATCAAGGAGCTCCTCATCGTGCCCATCTACGCCAATCTCCCATCAGATATGCAATCCAAAGTGTTCGAGAAGACCCCGCCGGGGGCACGGAAAGTGGTTCTGGCCACTAATATCGCCGAGACCTCACTCACGATCGACAACATCATTTATGTGATCGACCCGGGATTCAACAAGCAGAACTCCTACAACGCCAGAACGGGTATGGAGTCGCTCATTGTGGTTCCCGTATCCAAGGCCTCGGCTAATCAGCGCGCTGGTCGGGCTGGCCGAGTGGCCGCAGGCAAATGTTTCCGTCTCTACACGGCATGGGCCTATCAGCACGAGCTCGAAGAGAACTCCGTGCCCGAGATTCAGCGGGTGAATCTGGGTAACGTGGTGATACTGCTCAAATCCCTGGGGATCAATGATCTGATCCACTTTGATTTCCTGGATCCACCTCCTCACGAGACCTTGGTATTAGCTCTCGAGCAGTTGTACGCTCTGGGAGCACTGAACCACATGGGCGAGCTCACCAAGCTAGGTCGACGCATGGCAGAGTTCCCGGTTGATCCCATGATGTCCAAGATGATCTTGGCCTCCGAGAAGTACAAGTGCTCGAACGAGATCCTCACCATAGCGGCCATGTTGTCCAACAATAGCTCGATCTTCTATCGTCCCAAGGACAAGATCATCCACGCAGACACGGCCCGTAAGAACTTCTTCGTGCCCGGGGGTGATCATCTGACCTTGATGAATATTTACAAACAGTGGGCGGATACGGACTTTTCGTCCCAGTGGTGCTATGAGAACTACATCCAATATCGGTCCATGAAACGTGCGCGCGACATTCGGGATCAATTGGAAGGATTGTTGGAGAAGGTCGAGATCGAAGTGGTGAGTAATCCTGGCGACACGGAGAACATTCGCAAGACCGTGACGGCGGGCTATTTCTACCACACGGCTCGCCTCTCCAAAGGCGGCAATTACAAGACGGTCAAGCACAACCAGACCGTGATGATTCACCCGAATAGCTCAATGTTCGAAGATCTCCCTCGTTGGGTCATCTACTTCGAGCTGGTCTTCACCACCAAAGAGTTCATGCGCAACGTGATCGAGATCAAGAACGATTGGCTGTTGGAGGTGGCTCCTCATTACTACAAATCCAAGGAACTCGAGGACTCGACCAACAAGAAGATGCCCAAGGGAAAGGGCAAGGCCTTAACCGAACTCGTCCGCAGCTGA
- the LOC131879834 gene encoding CDK-activating kinase assembly factor MAT1-like: MEEQACPKCKTTLYRNPNMKLMVNVCGHNLCDSCVELLFAKGSGACPECGIALRRANFRHQLFEDASIDKEVDIRKRILRDYNMKREDFDDLQAYNDYLEMVEDLIFNLCNNIDILETNKRIAEYKEKNKDFITKNRHRQSQESLELLDMMSEEARSALLRQRDLQSEERALKAKKVEDKEKLIDDLMFLDTDAKAIVNQHAAQTEEEVVLPKRTKFSTGIDVHATNVGPFIPVAEAKPFVYNHVDLETRGPKPPTMSEIMERKYYKFVRAAGSNERPGGYHERIACARALQEAFSGLFYAPTQSAL; the protein is encoded by the exons ATGGAGGAACAAGCCTGTCCGAAATGCAAGACCACGCTCTACCGTAATCCAAACATGAAGCTCATGGTCAATGTATGCGGCCACAACTTGTGTGACAGTTGCGTGGAGCTCCTCTTCGCCAAGG GTTCTGGAGCTTGTCCAGAGTGTGGGATTGCTCTCCGACGGGCTAACTTTCGCCACCAATTGTTCGAAGACGCATCCATCGACAAAGAGGTCGATATTCGGAAACGGATCCTCCGGGATTACAACATGAAACGCGAGGATTTTGATGACTTGCAGGCCTATAACGACTACTTGGAAATGGTGGAGGATCTCATCTTCAATCTATGCAACAACATCGACATCTTGGAAACCAACAAACGCATTGCCGAATACAAGGAGAAGAATAAAGACTTCATCACCAAGAACCGACATCGACAAAGTCAAGAGTCCTTGGAGCTCTTGGACATGATGTCCGAAGAGGCTCGATCCGCCCTTTTACGCCAAAGAGATTTGCAATCCGAAGAGCGCGCtctcaaggccaaaaaggtcgaGGACAAAGAGAAACTCATCGATGACCTGATGTTCCTGGATACCGATGCCAAAGCCATTGTGAACCAACATGCCGCCCAAACAGAAGAGGAAGTCGTGTTGCCCAAACGAACGAAATTCTCCACTGGAATCGACGTTCACGCCACCAACGTGGGTCCATTCATTCCTGTAGCCGAGGCCAAACCATTTGTGTACAACCACGTGGATCTGGAAACCCGAGGACCCAAACCTCCCACCATGAGTGAAATCATGGAGCGGAAGTATTATAAATTTGTCCGAGCCGCCGGATCAAATGAAAGACCCGGCGGATACCATGAGCGAATCGCGTGTGCTCGGGCCTTGCAGGAGGCCTTTTCCGGATTGTTCTACGCGCCCACTCAATCAGCCTTGtga